One window of Streptomyces sp. FIT100 genomic DNA carries:
- a CDS encoding MFS transporter yields the protein MTTSVHGPAEASPASPASPRSRRALVAGSVGNFIEWYEFGVYGYFATIIAANFFTPEGGSDVEALVKTYASFALAFFFRPVGAALFGRVGDRIGRRPTLIIVVLLMTGATTLIGLLPTYATLGSAAPWLLTLLRAVQGLSAGGEFGGAVSIMTEFAPPGRRGLYGSWQSFTVALGLLGGAATAAVLATVLTADQLDSWGWRVPFLLTLPMGLGALWLRLRLDETPAFLQDREERTASAGSPADATRPADGTRPAGATTRETVKAIALGAGRLMGWSAAGYTFLVVMPSYLQSVLDATFRQALIATVVANLGFAAAIIPAGALSDRIGRRAVMTSGAVLAAVLAFPLLNVLQDASVPAAAKGFAVLAAGAVVGLMAGPGPAMLAEMFPTHVRYTGLGLAYALSNAVFSGCAGLIITETIKRTGNIDIPAYYVGAVCAVSVFALATLRGDDHRRALRDR from the coding sequence ATGACCACCTCCGTGCACGGTCCTGCCGAGGCGTCCCCTGCGTCCCCTGCGTCGCCGCGTTCCCGCAGAGCGCTGGTCGCGGGCTCGGTCGGGAACTTCATCGAGTGGTACGAGTTCGGTGTCTACGGCTACTTCGCCACGATCATCGCCGCCAACTTCTTCACCCCGGAGGGCGGCAGCGACGTCGAGGCCCTCGTCAAGACGTACGCCTCCTTCGCGCTCGCCTTCTTCTTCCGACCGGTCGGCGCCGCCCTCTTCGGACGTGTCGGCGACCGGATCGGGCGCCGCCCCACGCTGATCATCGTGGTCCTGCTGATGACCGGCGCCACGACGCTGATCGGTCTGCTGCCGACATACGCGACGCTCGGCAGCGCCGCCCCGTGGCTGCTCACGCTCCTGCGCGCGGTCCAAGGGCTCTCCGCGGGAGGGGAGTTCGGGGGCGCCGTCTCGATCATGACGGAGTTCGCCCCGCCGGGCAGGCGCGGCCTGTACGGGTCGTGGCAGTCGTTCACGGTGGCGCTCGGCCTGCTCGGGGGCGCCGCGACAGCGGCGGTGCTGGCGACCGTACTGACCGCGGACCAGCTCGACTCCTGGGGATGGCGGGTGCCGTTCCTGCTCACGCTGCCCATGGGTCTGGGTGCCCTGTGGCTGCGGCTGAGGCTGGACGAGACCCCCGCCTTCCTCCAGGACCGGGAGGAACGTACGGCATCCGCCGGGAGCCCGGCGGATGCGACGAGGCCGGCGGATGGAACGCGGCCGGCGGGTGCGACGACCCGTGAGACCGTCAAGGCCATCGCGCTCGGAGCGGGCCGGCTGATGGGCTGGTCGGCGGCCGGGTACACGTTCCTCGTCGTCATGCCCTCCTACCTCCAGAGCGTCCTCGACGCGACCTTCCGGCAGGCGCTGATCGCCACCGTCGTCGCCAATCTCGGGTTCGCCGCGGCGATCATCCCGGCGGGCGCCCTGAGCGACCGGATCGGCAGGCGCGCGGTGATGACGAGCGGCGCGGTGCTGGCCGCGGTGCTGGCCTTCCCGCTGCTCAACGTGTTGCAGGACGCGTCCGTCCCGGCGGCCGCCAAGGGCTTCGCGGTGCTGGCCGCCGGTGCCGTGGTCGGGCTGATGGCGGGCCCGGGGCCCGCGATGCTGGCGGAGATGTTCCCCACCCACGTCCGCTACACCGGGCTCGGTCTCGCTTACGCGCTGTCGAACGCGGTCTTCTCCGGCTGCGCGGGCCTCATCATCACCGAAACGATCAAGCGGACCGGCAATATCGACATCCCCGCCTACTACGTGGGTGCGGTCTGCGCGGTCAGCGTGTTCGCCCTGGCCACGCTGCGCGGCGACGACCACCGTCGCGCACTGCGCGACCGATGA
- a CDS encoding tetratricopeptide repeat protein, with protein MFFEAKEYLTAARILGGLVAEVPEQVGPRLLLARAYYHSARLHKAEAELRAVLERDPVEQYARFMLGRTLQRQGRGDEAAPHLRMAAAMSGEFPDAG; from the coding sequence ATGTTCTTCGAAGCCAAGGAGTACCTCACGGCCGCGCGCATCCTCGGCGGACTGGTGGCCGAGGTCCCGGAGCAGGTCGGACCCCGGCTGCTGCTGGCCCGTGCGTACTACCACTCCGCCCGGCTCCACAAGGCCGAGGCCGAGCTGCGCGCCGTGCTGGAGCGCGACCCCGTGGAGCAGTACGCCCGGTTCATGCTCGGCCGGACGCTGCAGCGGCAGGGACGGGGCGACGAAGCAGCCCCGCACCTGCGGATGGCGGCGGCGATGTCCGGGGAGTTCCCGGACGCCGGGTGA